In the genome of Meles meles chromosome 4, mMelMel3.1 paternal haplotype, whole genome shotgun sequence, one region contains:
- the CCDC14 gene encoding coiled-coil domain-containing protein 14 isoform X1, which yields MKQTKDILCYLHSRKYLVLGANHKQTAFQVLSSGKHTGPAKLTNGKKGTNLRKISRFNADSGYAIHSDSESQTETVQGLDGCASLLRDILRNEDSGSETAYSENRFNPRSLEGKRFGAKKKGHEKHVPSGVRKAILSSNSKKLIPNEASTGSERDSSDMPQNWSLQDHYRMYSPIIYQALCEHVQTQMSLMNNLASKNNPNGIPAVPCHTMSDSESQATLHSSYGLSTSIPVQLLQHPSCPPVVHSEVQTDGDNQFASQSKTVSVNCTDILQNSFSTGLGVPCSLPKTDKPTIPPFQQLGLINGILPQQGVPKEPDLLKCFQTCMNLLHSHPDSQTCHSPTLLPSTFLSNNEDRCAKEQIGEVTSEGKDLNIHMRDSRIKDIQKAKNVNQSAEKARTIKYLLGELKALLAEQEDSEIQRLITELETCISLLPALSGNTNIQVEIALAMQPLRSENAQLRRQLRILNQQLREQEKTQKATGALECNLELFSLQSLNKSLQSQLQESLKSQELLQSKNEELLKVIENQKDENKKFAGIFKEKDQTLLENKQQFDIETTRIKIELEEALVNVKSSRFKLEAAEKENQILGITLRQRNAEVARLRELTRTLQSSMARLLSDLSMDSARSKSGNNLTKSLLNIYEKQPQHDPIPAHTSIMSYLNKLETDHTFTHSKPLSAVNNEENMEPDRPYESVLPPKGPQCSHTRTVEEEAAPGIVSPLSKQDTVEGSEITTLIDNECTLDNTIYIPFARSTSKKKSPLSMRLSPQPQITVASPQLVGNSGLASEKENKSCAPGVCSSSRKEAEDVPEKLPGTADMEDKQLLKKIKEAICKIPAAPEELPGLAVCPRPATSQSSSVQVRGSAVSDGSFLNSDLTSDWSMSSFSTFTSRDEQDFRNGLAALDANIARLQKSLRMGLLEK from the exons GTGTTATCTTCAGGAAAACACACTGGACCTGCTAAATtaacaaatggaaagaaagg GACCAATTTAAGAAAGATATCACGTTTTAATGCAGATTCTGGCTATGCTATCCATTCTGATTCAGAAAGTCAG ACTGAAACTGTACAAGGGCTTGATGGTTGTGCTTCCTTGCTGCGGGACATTTTGAGAAATGAAGATTCag GTTCAGAAACAGCATATTCAGAAAATAGATTTAATCCCAGATCCTTAGAAGGCAAAAGATTTGGAGCTAAAAAGAAAGGACATGAAAAACATGTTCCTTCAGGAGTCCGGAAGGCAATTT TATCTTCAAACAGTAAGAAACTTATACCTAATGAAGCTTCTACTGGAAGTGAGAGAGACTCATCAGATATGCCACAAAATTGGTCTTTGCAAGATCATTATAGAATGTATTCACCGATAATATACCAAGCCCTATGTGAGCATGTGCAAACTCAAATGTCACTGATGAATAACTTGGCTTCAAAGAACAACCCTAATGGAATTCCTGCTGTACCTTGCCACACCATGTCTGATTCTG AGTCTCAAGCAACTCTACATTCTAGTTATGGCTTATCTACCTCCATCCCAGTCCAGTTACTTCAGCATCCATCCTGCCCTCCAGTGGTTCATTCT gAGGTTCAGACTGATGGCGACAACCAGTTTGCATCACAAAGTAAAACAGTTTCTGTGAACTGTACTGATATCCTACAGAATTCCTTCAGTACTGGTCTTGGAGTTCCATGTAGCCTCCCCAAAACGGACAAACCAACTATTCCACCATTTCAGCAGCTGGGTCTTATTAATGGAATTCTGCCACAGCAAGGAGTTCCTAAGGAACCAGACCTACTGAAGTGCTTTCAAACATGCATGAATCTGTTGCATTCTCATCCAGACAGTCAGACTTGCCATAGCCCCACTCTGTTGCCGTCAACTTTCCTATCCAATAATGAAGACAGATGTGCCAAAGAACAAATTGGAGAAGTCACAAGTGAGGGAAAGGATTTAAACATACACATGCGAGATTCAAGAATAAAGGATATACAGAAGGCAAAAAATGTGAACCAGAGTGCTGAAAAAGCCAGAACTATAAAGTATCTGTTGGGAGAGCTCAAGGCCCTGCTTGCAGAGCAAG AGGATTCAGAAATTCAGAGATTGATTACAGAATTGGAGACGTGTATATCTCTGCTTCCTGCGCTAAGTGGAAACACAAATATTCAAGTTGAAATAGCACTAGCCATGCAGCCACTAAGAAGTGAGAATGCTCAGTTACGCAG gcAACTGAGAATTTTGAACCAGCAACTTAGAGAAcaagaaaaaacccaaaaggcAACTGGTGCTCTGGAATGCAACCTTGAAT TGTTTTCCCTTCAGTCATTGAACAAGTCCCTGCAAAGCCAATTACAAGAGTCACTGAAGAGCCAGGAATTACTACAGAGTAAAAatgaagaacttttaaaagtgattgaaaatcagaaagatgaaaacaaaaaatttgctggtatatttaaagagaaagatcagactttacttgaaaataaacaacaatttGACATTGAGACAACAAGAATAAAAATTG AATTGGAGGAAGCCTTAGTCAATGTGAAAAGCTCCCGGTTTAAGTTAGAAGCTGctgaaaaggaaaatcaaatttTGGGAATAACATTACGTCAGCGCAATGCTGAGGTGGCTCGCCTGAGAGAATTAACCAG AACTTTACAGAGCAGTATGGCAAGGCTTCTCTCAGATCTTAGTATGGACAGTGCTCGCTCCAAGTCTGGGAACAATCTTACCAAATCACTTCTGAACATTTATGAAAAACAACCTCAACATGACCCAATCCCTGCTCATACTTCCATAATGAGCTACCTAAATAAGTTAGAAACAGATCACACTTTTACACATTCCAAGCCACTTTCAGCCGTCAACAATGAGGAGAACATGGAGCCAGATAGACCTTATGAAAGCGTTCTGCCCCCCAAAGGCCCTCAGTGTAGTCACACAAGGACCGTGGAGGAAGAAGCAGCCCCTGGGATCGTTTCTCCCCTTTCAAAACAGGATACTGTTGAAGGGAGTGAAATCACAACTCTAATAGACAATGAGTGTACTTTGGATAATACAATTTACATTCCGTTTGCTAGAAGCACTTCTAAAAAGAAATCACCACTGTCTATGAGATTATCCCCCCAGCCACAGATCACTGTGGCTTCGCCACAGCTGGTCGGCAACAGCGGACTTgcctctgaaaaagaaaacaaatcgtGTGCCCCTGGAGTCTGTTCCTCTTCCAGAAAGGAAGCCGAAGACGTACCTGAGAAACTTCCCGGGACAGCTGATATGGAAGACAAGCAGCTCctcaagaaaataaaggaagcCATCTGCAAGATCCCGGCTGCCCCCGAGGAGCTGCCTGGGCTGGCTGTGTGTCCCCGCCCCGCCACCAGTCAGAGCAGCAGCGTTCAAGTGAGGGGGAGTGCTGTCTCCGACGGTAGCTTTTTAAATTCGGACTTGACGTCTGACTGGAGCATGTCTTCTTTTTCAACGTTCACTTCTCGTGATGAACAAGATTTCCGGAACGGCCTGGCAGCCCTGGATGCTAATATTGCCAGACTCCAGAAGTCCTTAAGGATGGGTCTTCTGGAGAAATGA
- the CCDC14 gene encoding coiled-coil domain-containing protein 14 isoform X2 codes for MVRSGSRSGQVLSSGKHTGPAKLTNGKKGTNLRKISRFNADSGYAIHSDSESQTETVQGLDGCASLLRDILRNEDSGSETAYSENRFNPRSLEGKRFGAKKKGHEKHVPSGVRKAILSSNSKKLIPNEASTGSERDSSDMPQNWSLQDHYRMYSPIIYQALCEHVQTQMSLMNNLASKNNPNGIPAVPCHTMSDSESQATLHSSYGLSTSIPVQLLQHPSCPPVVHSEVQTDGDNQFASQSKTVSVNCTDILQNSFSTGLGVPCSLPKTDKPTIPPFQQLGLINGILPQQGVPKEPDLLKCFQTCMNLLHSHPDSQTCHSPTLLPSTFLSNNEDRCAKEQIGEVTSEGKDLNIHMRDSRIKDIQKAKNVNQSAEKARTIKYLLGELKALLAEQEDSEIQRLITELETCISLLPALSGNTNIQVEIALAMQPLRSENAQLRRQLRILNQQLREQEKTQKATGALECNLELFSLQSLNKSLQSQLQESLKSQELLQSKNEELLKVIENQKDENKKFAGIFKEKDQTLLENKQQFDIETTRIKIELEEALVNVKSSRFKLEAAEKENQILGITLRQRNAEVARLRELTRTLQSSMARLLSDLSMDSARSKSGNNLTKSLLNIYEKQPQHDPIPAHTSIMSYLNKLETDHTFTHSKPLSAVNNEENMEPDRPYESVLPPKGPQCSHTRTVEEEAAPGIVSPLSKQDTVEGSEITTLIDNECTLDNTIYIPFARSTSKKKSPLSMRLSPQPQITVASPQLVGNSGLASEKENKSCAPGVCSSSRKEAEDVPEKLPGTADMEDKQLLKKIKEAICKIPAAPEELPGLAVCPRPATSQSSSVQVRGSAVSDGSFLNSDLTSDWSMSSFSTFTSRDEQDFRNGLAALDANIARLQKSLRMGLLEK; via the exons GTGTTATCTTCAGGAAAACACACTGGACCTGCTAAATtaacaaatggaaagaaagg GACCAATTTAAGAAAGATATCACGTTTTAATGCAGATTCTGGCTATGCTATCCATTCTGATTCAGAAAGTCAG ACTGAAACTGTACAAGGGCTTGATGGTTGTGCTTCCTTGCTGCGGGACATTTTGAGAAATGAAGATTCag GTTCAGAAACAGCATATTCAGAAAATAGATTTAATCCCAGATCCTTAGAAGGCAAAAGATTTGGAGCTAAAAAGAAAGGACATGAAAAACATGTTCCTTCAGGAGTCCGGAAGGCAATTT TATCTTCAAACAGTAAGAAACTTATACCTAATGAAGCTTCTACTGGAAGTGAGAGAGACTCATCAGATATGCCACAAAATTGGTCTTTGCAAGATCATTATAGAATGTATTCACCGATAATATACCAAGCCCTATGTGAGCATGTGCAAACTCAAATGTCACTGATGAATAACTTGGCTTCAAAGAACAACCCTAATGGAATTCCTGCTGTACCTTGCCACACCATGTCTGATTCTG AGTCTCAAGCAACTCTACATTCTAGTTATGGCTTATCTACCTCCATCCCAGTCCAGTTACTTCAGCATCCATCCTGCCCTCCAGTGGTTCATTCT gAGGTTCAGACTGATGGCGACAACCAGTTTGCATCACAAAGTAAAACAGTTTCTGTGAACTGTACTGATATCCTACAGAATTCCTTCAGTACTGGTCTTGGAGTTCCATGTAGCCTCCCCAAAACGGACAAACCAACTATTCCACCATTTCAGCAGCTGGGTCTTATTAATGGAATTCTGCCACAGCAAGGAGTTCCTAAGGAACCAGACCTACTGAAGTGCTTTCAAACATGCATGAATCTGTTGCATTCTCATCCAGACAGTCAGACTTGCCATAGCCCCACTCTGTTGCCGTCAACTTTCCTATCCAATAATGAAGACAGATGTGCCAAAGAACAAATTGGAGAAGTCACAAGTGAGGGAAAGGATTTAAACATACACATGCGAGATTCAAGAATAAAGGATATACAGAAGGCAAAAAATGTGAACCAGAGTGCTGAAAAAGCCAGAACTATAAAGTATCTGTTGGGAGAGCTCAAGGCCCTGCTTGCAGAGCAAG AGGATTCAGAAATTCAGAGATTGATTACAGAATTGGAGACGTGTATATCTCTGCTTCCTGCGCTAAGTGGAAACACAAATATTCAAGTTGAAATAGCACTAGCCATGCAGCCACTAAGAAGTGAGAATGCTCAGTTACGCAG gcAACTGAGAATTTTGAACCAGCAACTTAGAGAAcaagaaaaaacccaaaaggcAACTGGTGCTCTGGAATGCAACCTTGAAT TGTTTTCCCTTCAGTCATTGAACAAGTCCCTGCAAAGCCAATTACAAGAGTCACTGAAGAGCCAGGAATTACTACAGAGTAAAAatgaagaacttttaaaagtgattgaaaatcagaaagatgaaaacaaaaaatttgctggtatatttaaagagaaagatcagactttacttgaaaataaacaacaatttGACATTGAGACAACAAGAATAAAAATTG AATTGGAGGAAGCCTTAGTCAATGTGAAAAGCTCCCGGTTTAAGTTAGAAGCTGctgaaaaggaaaatcaaatttTGGGAATAACATTACGTCAGCGCAATGCTGAGGTGGCTCGCCTGAGAGAATTAACCAG AACTTTACAGAGCAGTATGGCAAGGCTTCTCTCAGATCTTAGTATGGACAGTGCTCGCTCCAAGTCTGGGAACAATCTTACCAAATCACTTCTGAACATTTATGAAAAACAACCTCAACATGACCCAATCCCTGCTCATACTTCCATAATGAGCTACCTAAATAAGTTAGAAACAGATCACACTTTTACACATTCCAAGCCACTTTCAGCCGTCAACAATGAGGAGAACATGGAGCCAGATAGACCTTATGAAAGCGTTCTGCCCCCCAAAGGCCCTCAGTGTAGTCACACAAGGACCGTGGAGGAAGAAGCAGCCCCTGGGATCGTTTCTCCCCTTTCAAAACAGGATACTGTTGAAGGGAGTGAAATCACAACTCTAATAGACAATGAGTGTACTTTGGATAATACAATTTACATTCCGTTTGCTAGAAGCACTTCTAAAAAGAAATCACCACTGTCTATGAGATTATCCCCCCAGCCACAGATCACTGTGGCTTCGCCACAGCTGGTCGGCAACAGCGGACTTgcctctgaaaaagaaaacaaatcgtGTGCCCCTGGAGTCTGTTCCTCTTCCAGAAAGGAAGCCGAAGACGTACCTGAGAAACTTCCCGGGACAGCTGATATGGAAGACAAGCAGCTCctcaagaaaataaaggaagcCATCTGCAAGATCCCGGCTGCCCCCGAGGAGCTGCCTGGGCTGGCTGTGTGTCCCCGCCCCGCCACCAGTCAGAGCAGCAGCGTTCAAGTGAGGGGGAGTGCTGTCTCCGACGGTAGCTTTTTAAATTCGGACTTGACGTCTGACTGGAGCATGTCTTCTTTTTCAACGTTCACTTCTCGTGATGAACAAGATTTCCGGAACGGCCTGGCAGCCCTGGATGCTAATATTGCCAGACTCCAGAAGTCCTTAAGGATGGGTCTTCTGGAGAAATGA